One Periophthalmus magnuspinnatus isolate fPerMag1 chromosome 8, fPerMag1.2.pri, whole genome shotgun sequence genomic window carries:
- the LOC117375394 gene encoding uncharacterized protein LOC117375394 isoform X1, with translation MEMALFGVLFFSQICKVFAEVAFWRVSESQSVELSCPITEHSTQLHLYHRGTHSQSTLLSLSRGDPARVSPKHRGRLWLNGGLHGGLHSAQVNVTLLHLESGDTGLYLWEMTEDNSSKHFIYDQKIFLLVESTEKLCPCSSVHPPVLFTISAATVLILLIICGLGIAHCVKSNQHHTFQPSAPIYVEMSRKKQTVSQNIAERTTHLEEVRLPVYANPKYRQPQDNYYACPRQLKIGD, from the exons ATGGAGATGGCACTGTTTGGAGTTCTTTTCTTCAGTCAGATCTGTAAAG TTTTCGCAGAGGTGGCATTCTGGCGTGTAAGTGAGAGCCAGTCTGTGGAGCTGTCCTGTCCGATCACGGAGCACAGTACCCAGCTGCACTTGTACCACCGTGGCACCCACAGCCAGAGCACCCTGCTGTCCCTAAGCCGAGGTGATCCTGCCAGGGTGAGCCCCAAACACAGAGGGCGCCTTTGGCTGAATGGGGGTCTCCATGGGGGTCTCCATTCTGCACAAGTCAATGTCACTTTACTGCATCTGGAGTCTGGGGACACTGGGCTGTACCTCTGGGAGATGACAGAGGACAACTCATCAAAACATTTCATCTATGACCAAAAGATCTTTTTGTTGGTTGAATCAACAG AAAAGTTGTGCCCATGCTCATCTGTTCATCCACCTGTATTGTTCACCATCTCTGCAGCAACTGTGCTTATTCTGCTCATCATTTGTGGGCTAGGCATAGCACATTGT GTCAAGTCCAATCAGCACCACACATTTCAGCCTTCTGCTCCCATCTATGTGGAAATGAGCAGGAAGAAGCAGACTGTGTCCCAGAATATCGCTGAACGGACTACACACCTGGAGGAAGTGCGGCTTCCTGTGTACGCCAACCCAAAGTACAGACAGCCCCAAGACAATTACTACGCCTGCCCCAGACAACTGAAAATAGGAGATTAA
- the c8h17orf75 gene encoding protein Njmu-R1 isoform X2 — protein MFTSQTSSFVQDSIDVEERDDFDNEDIPAYSQKIQLNCYYVIYLYQGTSLTLIDSSLPAEAEPELRTYISRRLSKGALLGGMGNIATVELSIPEQAVGCYCCLLEQERSPEQPDSDGNGYVICFMGGSEKGLNLFRLELDKYVQGLNSSLQAPELNNLETEVRPYLSRWYEESVMHIHRVVQLVQTNISFLLHAALSHTPVEVINSDERTRADVSRFIKAASLQGLSQQDSTAASLCKAMSEDIHTDLIIDCATSPPTLSNSVTNRFCDDWIQAFLNAAERCNPFLLRQILENFKLKAIQDMNSLKRFVRQAEMSHYALFRCCQFLQSCGNGDVLLQNARSEHSDSTEACSIISVLEEVIREQTQA, from the exons ATGTTTACTTCACAAACGTCGTCCTTCGTTCAGGATTCAATCGATGTGGAAGAGAGGGACGATTTTGACAATGAAGACATTCCTGCATATAGTCAAAAAATCCAGCTAAACTGCTATTATGTCATCTATCTTTATCAGGGCACAAG TTTGACACTCATAGACAGCAGCCTGCCAGCAGAAGCTGAACCAGAGCTAAGAACCTACATTTCAAGGAGGCTGAGCAAAGGAGCACTTCTTGGAGGGATGGGAAACATTGCCACAGTAGAGCTCAG TATTCCTGAGCAGGCAGTGGGCTGCTACTGCTGCCTTCTGGAGCAGGAAAGGTCCCCTGAACAGCCCGATTCTGATGGCAATGGATACGTCATTTGCTTTATGGGCGGTTCTGAGAAGGGGCTTAACCT ATTTAGATTAGAGCTGGACAAATATGTCCAGGGTCTAAACAGCAGTCTGCAAGCTCCAGAG CTGAACAATCTTGAGACAGAGGTGCGACCCTACCTGAGCCGCTGGTATGAAGAGTCTGTAATGCACATTCACCGTGTTGTGCAGTTGGTCCAGACTAACATAAGTTTTTTACTACATGCA GCTTTGAGTCATACACCTGTAGAAGTAATAAATTCCGATGAGCGGACAAGGGCAGATGTGTCCAG GTTCATCAAAGCTGCCAGTTTACAGGGCCTATCCCAACAGGACAGTACAGCAGCTTCTCTATGTAAAGCCATGTCTGAAGATATACACACAGATCTCATCATAGACTGTGCAACCAGCCCCCCCACCCTGAGCAACTCTG TCACCAATCGTTTCTGTGATGACTGGATTCAGGCCTTTCTAAATGCGGCGGAGCGCTGTAACCCTTTCCTGCTTCGACAAATTCTAGAAAACTTTAAATTAAAG GCCATCCAGGACATGAACAGTCTAAAGAGGTTTGTGCGTCAGGCGGAGATGAGCCACTACGCGCTGTTCCGCTGCTGTCAGTTTCTGCAGAGTTGTGGGAATGGCGATGTGCTGCTGCAGAATGCCCGTTCTGAGCATAGTGACAGCACAGAGGCCTGCAGCATCATCAGTGTCCTGGAGGAGGTCATCAGAGAGCAGACCCAGGCATAA
- the c8h17orf75 gene encoding protein Njmu-R1 isoform X1, giving the protein MFTSQTSSFVQDSIDVEERDDFDNEDIPAYSQKIQLNCYYVIYLYQGTRSETTGENVAWNQRRADSTTSQDYFSLTLIDSSLPAEAEPELRTYISRRLSKGALLGGMGNIATVELSIPEQAVGCYCCLLEQERSPEQPDSDGNGYVICFMGGSEKGLNLFRLELDKYVQGLNSSLQAPELNNLETEVRPYLSRWYEESVMHIHRVVQLVQTNISFLLHAALSHTPVEVINSDERTRADVSRFIKAASLQGLSQQDSTAASLCKAMSEDIHTDLIIDCATSPPTLSNSVTNRFCDDWIQAFLNAAERCNPFLLRQILENFKLKAIQDMNSLKRFVRQAEMSHYALFRCCQFLQSCGNGDVLLQNARSEHSDSTEACSIISVLEEVIREQTQA; this is encoded by the exons ATGTTTACTTCACAAACGTCGTCCTTCGTTCAGGATTCAATCGATGTGGAAGAGAGGGACGATTTTGACAATGAAGACATTCCTGCATATAGTCAAAAAATCCAGCTAAACTGCTATTATGTCATCTATCTTTATCAGGGCACAAG ATCTGAGACTACTGGGGAAAATGTGGCATGGAACCAGCGACGAGCAGATTCTACAACAAGTCAGGATTACTTTAG TTTGACACTCATAGACAGCAGCCTGCCAGCAGAAGCTGAACCAGAGCTAAGAACCTACATTTCAAGGAGGCTGAGCAAAGGAGCACTTCTTGGAGGGATGGGAAACATTGCCACAGTAGAGCTCAG TATTCCTGAGCAGGCAGTGGGCTGCTACTGCTGCCTTCTGGAGCAGGAAAGGTCCCCTGAACAGCCCGATTCTGATGGCAATGGATACGTCATTTGCTTTATGGGCGGTTCTGAGAAGGGGCTTAACCT ATTTAGATTAGAGCTGGACAAATATGTCCAGGGTCTAAACAGCAGTCTGCAAGCTCCAGAG CTGAACAATCTTGAGACAGAGGTGCGACCCTACCTGAGCCGCTGGTATGAAGAGTCTGTAATGCACATTCACCGTGTTGTGCAGTTGGTCCAGACTAACATAAGTTTTTTACTACATGCA GCTTTGAGTCATACACCTGTAGAAGTAATAAATTCCGATGAGCGGACAAGGGCAGATGTGTCCAG GTTCATCAAAGCTGCCAGTTTACAGGGCCTATCCCAACAGGACAGTACAGCAGCTTCTCTATGTAAAGCCATGTCTGAAGATATACACACAGATCTCATCATAGACTGTGCAACCAGCCCCCCCACCCTGAGCAACTCTG TCACCAATCGTTTCTGTGATGACTGGATTCAGGCCTTTCTAAATGCGGCGGAGCGCTGTAACCCTTTCCTGCTTCGACAAATTCTAGAAAACTTTAAATTAAAG GCCATCCAGGACATGAACAGTCTAAAGAGGTTTGTGCGTCAGGCGGAGATGAGCCACTACGCGCTGTTCCGCTGCTGTCAGTTTCTGCAGAGTTGTGGGAATGGCGATGTGCTGCTGCAGAATGCCCGTTCTGAGCATAGTGACAGCACAGAGGCCTGCAGCATCATCAGTGTCCTGGAGGAGGTCATCAGAGAGCAGACCCAGGCATAA
- the LOC117375395 gene encoding zona pellucida sperm-binding protein 3-like, translating to MLSMGTLYFVTLFGVLLTELYAVPPFVLPSKQKAYLETPRLTGGRGSSPNHREAADEEREQINSVTVSCHPDSLEIVIQADLFGVGSSVKGSDLRLGVDKDEQCKAVVSSNDEYRITAGLLDCGNQHWMTEESLVYTNLLIYSPESSTGGVIRMEEAVIPIECHYERKYSLTSSALFPTWISFVSTMAAKEKLNFVLKVMTPDWLYKRNSNVFYLGEPIHIEASVRPGHHMGLRVFLSSCVATLTPDEHSSPRYVFIEDGCLLDSQIPNSRSQFLSRVQDDKLYLVIDAFRFQNENRGELYFTCEMTAVPVNDADSLNKACTFINGRWRSTDGNDYLCGYCQTQNEEGYSQDQLSSPFSSRGFGRPAKPETLWKSGLKNDQERDKEATVGPLLVLPVERKMESKLNLPLYGSAWRSGVPQNTGDLNNTCMM from the exons ATGTTATCTATGGGGACTTTGTATTTTGTGACTCTATTTGGCGTTTTGTTGACTGAGCTTTATGCTGTCCCACCTTTTGTTTTACCGTCAAAACAGAAAGCATATCTTGAGACGCCTCGGCTCACAGGAGGCCGGGGCAGCTCCCCGAACCACCGGGAAGCGGCTGATGAAGAGCGGGAGCAGATCAACTCTGTGACCGTGAGCTGTCACCCGGACTCACTGGAGATTGTTATCCAGGCTGATCTGTTCGGTGTGGGCTCCTCAGTAAAGGGCAGTGACCTGCGACTGGGAGTGGACAAAGATGAACAGTGCAAAGCAGTGGTGTCTTCTAATGATGAATACAGGATCACTGCTGGACTGTTGGACTGTGGCAACCAACACTGG ATGACAGAAGAGTCCCTGGTCTACACAAACCTGCTCATCTACTCCCCTGAGTCCTCTACAGGTGGTGTGATACGGATGGAGGAGGCTGTTATTCCTATAGAGTGCCACTATGAAAG aaaatacagtctgACCAGCTCTGCACTCTTTCCTACCTGGATTTCTTTTGTGTCCACAATGGCGGCAAAGGAAAAGTTGAACTTTGTTCTGAAAGTCATGACTC CTGACTGGCTCTACAAAAGGAACTCCAATGTGTTTTACCTCGGTGAGCCCATTCACATTGAGGCGTCAGTCAGACCTGGACATCACATGGGCCTCCGGGTGTTTCTGAGCTCTTGTGTGGCAACCCTAACCCCAGATGAGCACTCCTCACCCAGATATGTATTCATTGAAGATGG GTGCCTGCTTGACTCCCAAATTCCTAATTCAAGGTCCCAGTTTTTGTCAAGAGTTCAAGATGACAAGCTTTACTTGGTTATCGATGCTTTTAGGTTTCAAaatgagaacagaggagag CTTTACTTCACCTGTGAGATGACTGCTGTACCAGTGAATGATGCAGATTCACTAAATAAAGCTTGCACTTTTATTAACGGAAG GTGGCGTTCAACTGATGGTAATGACTATTTGTGTGGTTACTGTCAAACCCAAAATGAAGAGGGCTACAGCCAAGACCAACTGAGTAGCCCATTCAGTTCTCGAGGGTTTGGAAGGCCAGCAAAACCTGAAACCCTCTGGAAAAGTGGATTAAAGAATGACCAGG AACGGGACAAAGAGGCCACAGTTGGTCCACTTCTGGTTCTCCCAGTTGAGAGGAAAATGGAGTCAAAATTAAATCTACCTTTGTACGGCAGCGCCTGGAGAAGTGGAGTGCCTCAAAATACAGGTGATCTGAATAATACTTGTATGATGTAA
- the LOC117375394 gene encoding uncharacterized protein LOC117375394 isoform X2, whose product MEMALFGVLFFSQICKVFAEVAFWRVSESQSVELSCPITEHSTQLHLYHRGTHSQSTLLSLSRGDPARVSPKHRGRLWLNGGLHGGLHSAQVNVTLLHLESGDTGLYLWEMTEDNSSKHFIYDQKIFLLVESTATVLILLIICGLGIAHCVKSNQHHTFQPSAPIYVEMSRKKQTVSQNIAERTTHLEEVRLPVYANPKYRQPQDNYYACPRQLKIGD is encoded by the exons ATGGAGATGGCACTGTTTGGAGTTCTTTTCTTCAGTCAGATCTGTAAAG TTTTCGCAGAGGTGGCATTCTGGCGTGTAAGTGAGAGCCAGTCTGTGGAGCTGTCCTGTCCGATCACGGAGCACAGTACCCAGCTGCACTTGTACCACCGTGGCACCCACAGCCAGAGCACCCTGCTGTCCCTAAGCCGAGGTGATCCTGCCAGGGTGAGCCCCAAACACAGAGGGCGCCTTTGGCTGAATGGGGGTCTCCATGGGGGTCTCCATTCTGCACAAGTCAATGTCACTTTACTGCATCTGGAGTCTGGGGACACTGGGCTGTACCTCTGGGAGATGACAGAGGACAACTCATCAAAACATTTCATCTATGACCAAAAGATCTTTTTGTTGGTTGAATCAACAG CAACTGTGCTTATTCTGCTCATCATTTGTGGGCTAGGCATAGCACATTGT GTCAAGTCCAATCAGCACCACACATTTCAGCCTTCTGCTCCCATCTATGTGGAAATGAGCAGGAAGAAGCAGACTGTGTCCCAGAATATCGCTGAACGGACTACACACCTGGAGGAAGTGCGGCTTCCTGTGTACGCCAACCCAAAGTACAGACAGCCCCAAGACAATTACTACGCCTGCCCCAGACAACTGAAAATAGGAGATTAA
- the LOC117375396 gene encoding uncharacterized protein LOC117375396 yields MYTLELLNMSLNRDNDLNFESFLQKRKDTLKLRWVTYWFRLQNTTLFFYTQKHGSALHLRGHYYIYTIQSVREVQNDDSKRFMFEIMMTSGKRKMLAADTAALRKEWVRYLWQAMHLSASGLGTTHAKREACEQQNTNINIYSDVECFVEPIHTSRGPPDTEPDFTCPSSEEPIYQNTDFYQSKGNNRVNEDTRLDGVYDVLPARNVCQRVDQSTYNDKGEYDCPLSYRKPADQESPYDVPSAFLRKSRDDCIDPEDGPYWKI; encoded by the exons ATGTATACACTTGAGTTACTCAACATGTCACTGAATCGGGATAATGAtctgaactttgagagttttcTCCAGAAGAGAAAAGATACTCTG AAATTAAGATGGGTGACATATTGGTTCAGACTACAAAACACCACCTTGTTCTtctatacacaaaaacatggaaGTGCT TTACACCTTAGAGGTCACTACTACATTTACACA ATTCAGTCAGTACGAGAGGTCCAAAATGATGACAGTAAACGCTTTATGTTTGAAATCATGATGACCAGTGGAAAGAGGAAAATGCTT GCAGCAGACACAGCCGCTCTCAGAAAAGAATGGGTCAGATACTTGTGGCAAGCCATGCATCTTTCAGCTTCTGGCCTTGGGACTACACACGCGAA GCGTGAAGCGTGTGagcaacagaacacaaacatcaaCATCTACTCAGACGTGGAGTGTTTTGTAGAACCCATACATACCTCCAGGGGCCCTCCTGATACTGAGCCAGATTTTACATGTCCCTCATCAGAGGAACCAATCTACCAAAACACAGACTTTTACCAGTCCAAAG GTAACAATAGAGTAAATGAAGATACTAGACTGGATGGAGTCTATGATGTTTTGCCTGCACGAAATG TTTGTCAGAGGGTTGACCAATCCACATATAACGACAAAGGGGAGTATGACTGCCCATTGTCTTACAGAAAACCTGCTGATCAAG AAAGCCCCTATGATGTACCAAGTGCCTTTTTGAGGAAGTCAAGAGATGACTGCATAG ATCCTGAGGATGGACCCTATTGGAAAATATAA